One window from the genome of Strix aluco isolate bStrAlu1 chromosome 28, bStrAlu1.hap1, whole genome shotgun sequence encodes:
- the ASH2L gene encoding set1/Ash2 histone methyltransferase complex subunit ASH2, with protein MAAAPAAAVAGVVPPAPEGAEPAPEPPAAEPPAPPEPGATDAETGGDAALVDVTTALDTESANGKDALEAGGDNSEALDAQAGSVDEENGRQLGEIELQCGICTKWFTADTFGIDTTSCLPFMTNYSFHCNVCHHSGNTYFLRKQANLKEMCLSALANLTWQSRTQDEHPKTMFSKDKDIIPFIDKYWECMTTRQRPGKMTWPNNIVKTMCKERDVFLVKEHPDPGSKDPEEDYPKFGLLDQDLANIGPAYDNQKQNNAVSTSGNLNGGIAAGGSGKGRGAKRKQQDGGTTGTAKKTRSDPLFSAQRLPPHGYPLEHPFNKDGYRYILAEPDPHAPDPEKLELDCWAGKPIPGDLYRACLYERVLLALHDRAPQLKISDDRLTVIGEKGYSMVRASHGVRKGAWYFEISMDEMPPDTAARLGWSQPLGNLQAPLGYDKFSYSWRSKKGTKFHQSIGKHYSSGYGQGDILGFYISLPEDTETAKSLPDTYKDKALIKFKSYLYFEEKDFVDKAEKSLKQAPGSQIIFFKNGASQGIAFKDIFEGVYFPAISLYKGCTVSINFGPYFKYPPRDITYRPMSDMGWGAVVEHTLADVLYHVETEVDGRRSPPWEP; from the exons ATGGCGGCAGCGCCGGCGGCGGCCGTGGCCGGGGTCGTTCCTCCCGCGCCCGAGGGAGCGGAGCCCGCCCCGGAGCCTCCCGCCGCGGAGCCTCCGGCCCCGCCGGAGCCGGGCGCTACCGACGCCGAGACCGG GGGAGATGCCGCCCTGGTCGATGTCACCACAGCTCTGGACACGGAGTCTGCCAACGGGAAGGACGCCCTG GAAGCTGGCGGGGACAACTCCGAAGCCTTGGACGCTCAGGCAGGCTCAGTGGATGAAGAGAACGGGCGGCAGCTCGGGGAGATAGAGCTGCAGTGTGGGATTTGTACCAAGTGGTTCACGGCAGACACCTTCGGCATTGATACCAC ATCCTGTCTGCCTTTCATGACCAACTACAGCTTCCATTGCAACGTTTGCCATCACAGTGGGAACAcgtatttcttaagaaaacaagCAA atctCAAGGAAATGTGCCTTAGCGCTCTGGCCAACTTAACGTGGCAGTCGAGGACACAAGATGAGCACCCGAAAACTATGTTCTCAAAAGATAAG GACATTATCCCATTTATTGATAAATACTGGGAGTGTATGACAACACGACAGAGACCTGGGAAAATGACTTGGCCTAATAATATTGTCAAAACTATG TGCAAAGAAAGGGATGTGTTCTTGGTGAAAGAGCATCCGGACCCAGGGAGTAAAGACCCAGAAGAAGATTACCCCAAGTTTGGGCTTCTAGACCAA GATCTTGCCAATATTGGTCCTGCGTATGACAACCAGAAACAGAACAATGCTGTATCCACCAGCGGAAACTTAAACG GGGGAATCGCAGCCGGCGGCAGCGGGAAGGGGCGGGGAGCGAAGCGCAAGCAGCAGGACGGAGGGACCACGGGAACGGCCAAGAAAACCAGAAG CGACCCGTTGTTTTCCGCTCAGCGTTTACCACCCCACGGGTATCCCTTGGAACACCCCTTTAACAAAGATGGATATCGCTACATCCTGGCTGAGCCCGACCCCCACGCGCCTGACCCAGAGAAACTGGAGCTGGACTGTTGGGCAGGAAAGCCAATTCCTGGGGACCTCTACAGAGCCTGCCTGTACGAGCGAGTCCTCCTGGCGCTGCACGACCGAG CTCCGCAGTTAAAGATTTCTGACGACAGACTGACCGTGATCGGCGAGAAGGGCTATTCCATGGTACGAGCCTCGCACGGGGTGCGGAAAGGAGCGTGGTACTTCGAAATATCCATGGACGAGATGCCTCCGGACACAGCTGCCAGATTAGGCTGGTCACAGCCATTAG GGAACCTCCAGGCACCCCTGGGATATGACAAGTTCAGTTACTCCTGGCGCAGCAAAAAGGGAACAAAGTTTCACCAGTCGATAGGGAAACACTATTCATCTGGCTACGGACAGGGTGACATTCTGGGATTTTACATCAGCCTGCCAGAAGATACCGAGACTGCCAAATCGCTGCCTGACACTTACAAAGATAAG GCTCTGATCAAATTCAAAAGCTACCTGTACTTTGAAGAGAAGGACTTTGTGGACAAAGCAGAGAAGAGCCTAAAGCAAGCACCCGGGAGCCAG ataaTATTCTTCAAGAACGGTGCCAGCCAAGGAATTGCCTTTAAAGACATCTTTGAAGGTGTTTATTTCCCCGCTATCTCTTTGTACAAAGGCTGCACG GTTTCTATAAACTTTGGGCCGTATTTCAAGTATCCACCCAGAGATATCACTTACCGTCCG ATGAGCGACATGGGCTGGGGGGCGGTGGTGGAGCACACGCTGGCCGACGTGCTCTATCACGTGGAGACGGAGGTGGACGGTCGGCGCAGCCCCCCCTGGGAGCCCTAA